From the genome of Opisthocomus hoazin isolate bOpiHoa1 chromosome 8, bOpiHoa1.hap1, whole genome shotgun sequence, one region includes:
- the MGAT4C gene encoding alpha-1,3-mannosyl-glycoprotein 4-beta-N-acetylglucosaminyltransferase C: MRHSLKYFDKMRCLRKRSAVSFLGVLVICLLFMNLYIEDSYVLEGDKQLIRETATHQLNPERYVHTFKDLSNFSGSINISYRYLAGTPLPRKRYLTIGLSSVKRKKGNYLLETIKSIFEQSSYEELKEIAVVVQLADFDSAWCEGMVQDISQKFAHHIIAGRLIVINVPEEYYPVLDGLKRNYNDPEDRVKFRSKQNVDYAFLLNFCANLSDYYVMLEDDIRCSKNFLTTVKKVITSREGSYWVTLEFSKLGYIGKLYHSHDLPRLAHFLLMFYQEMPCDWLLIHFRGLLAQKEVIRFKPSLFQHMGYYSSYKGAENKLKDDDFEEESFDIPDNPPANLHTNMNVFENYEASKAYSSIDEYFWGKAPSTGDFYGIVFEKPTKISKIKVVTGTEDRQNDILHHGALEVGEKIVGSKKGRQCITYLRLGEFKDGNFEITDVEHKVLFDINCMRILVTKSQKEWLIIRSISVWTSQTPNQ; this comes from the exons ATGAGACACAGCCTGAAATATTTTGATAAAATGAGATGCTTGCGGAAACGATCAGCGGTGTCGTTCTTAGGAGTCCTTGTCATTTGCTTGCTGTTCATGAACTTGTACATTGAAGATAGTTATGTTTTG GAAGGGGACAAGCAATTAATCAGAGAAACAGCCACGCACCAGCTCAACCCAGAGCGCTATGTTCACACTTTTAAAGATTTGTCTAATTTCTCAGGATCTATAAACATTTCCTATCGCTACCTAGCTGGCACACCTTTGCCAAGGAAAA GGTATCTTACAATTGGGCTGTCCTCTGTGAAACGGAAAAAGGGAAACTACTTGCTTGAGACCATCAAGTCCATATTTGAGCAGTCAAGTTATGAGGAACTCAAAGAAATCGCAGTGGTAGTGCAGCTGGCAGATTTTGACTCAGCCTGGTGTGAAGGGATGGTCCAGGATATTTCACAGAAATTTGCACATCACATAATTGCAGGCAGGTTAATAGTTATTAACGTCCCTGAGGAGTATTATCCTGTACTGGATGGCCTCAAGAGAAATTACAATGACCCAGAGGACCGTGTGAAGTTTCGATCCAAGCAAAATGTGGATTATGCTTTCCTTCTTAACTTCTGTGCTAACCTTTCTGACTATTATGTGATGCTAGAAGATGACATTCGCTGCTCAAAGAACTTTTTGACTACTGTTAAGAAAGTAATCACGTCACGAGAAGGATCTTACTGGGTGACTTTGGAATTCTCCAAACTGGGCTACATTGGAAAGCTTTACCATTCCCATGACCTCCCACGCCTGGCCCACTTTTTGTTGATGTTTTACCAAGAAATGCCTTGTGACTGGCTGCTCATCCACTTTCGTGGGCTGTTAGCTCAAAAGGAAGTGATACGTTTTAAGCCATCTCTGTTTCAGCACATGGGATACTACTCATCTTACAAAGGAGCTGAAAACAAGCTAAAGGATGACGATTTTGAAGAGGAATCATTTGATATCCCTGACAACCCACCTGCAAATTTGCACACCAACATGAATGTATTTGAAAACTATGAGGCAAGCAAGGCTTACAGTAGTATTGATGAATACTTCTGGGGCAAAGCTCCTTCTACTGGAGACTTCTATGGGATTGTATTTGAAAAGCCCACTAAAATCAGTAAAATTAAAGTTGTCACTGGAACTGAAGACCGGCAAAATGACATTTTGCATCACGGGGCCCTGGAAGTAGGAGAAAAGATTGTAGGGAGTAAAAAAGGGAGACAATGTATTACTTACCTGAGACTAGGGGAATTCAAAGATGGGAATTTTGAAATAACAGATGTAGAGCACAAAGTTCTGTTTGACATTAACTGCATGAGAATACTTGTTACTAAAAGTCAGAAAGAATGGCTGATCATTAGGAGCATTAGTGTCTGGACTTCACAAACACCAAATCAGTAA